One Actinomycetospora corticicola genomic window, CGTTCAGCGTCCGATCCCGCTCTTCCTGGGTGGGAACGGCAACCGGATGCTGCGCCTCGCTGCTCGGCGGGCACAGATCGTCGGCTTCAGCGGCACGACGACGGACCGCGACGGCCGGCTCTCCCTGATCGGCGGGAGCGACTACGCGGACCGCGTGCGGCACGCGCGCGCCGAGGCCGGCGACCGCGCGGAAGAGATCGAATGGAACGCCCTGTTGCAGGTCGTCGAGATCACCGACGACCGGGAAGGCCGGGCCGAGGAGGTCCGCCGGGAGCGTGCGCCGCACCTCACCCTCGACGAGTTCCTCGCCGCTCCGACGGTGCTGGTCGGCTCCGCCGAGGAGATGGCGACCGAGCTCGACACCCGTCGTCGGGACCTCGGACTCAGCTACATCACGGTGCTCGAGCCGGCGATGGAGTCGATGGCGCAGGTGCGCTCCGCGCTCGTGAGCACTCAGTGGGGCTATCACCCCACTTAGTGCTCACCTGGCGGAGCCACCTCGCGATCAGTCGGGGTCCACCCAGTGCAGGACCACCCGGTGTCCGTCCGGGTCCGTGACGGTCACGCCCCGGGTCCACCACCAAGGATTGTCGGGTCGG contains:
- a CDS encoding TIGR03621 family F420-dependent LLM class oxidoreductase, giving the protein MVSDASRPFRFGVVMIGDVTASWADRCRRAETLGFDTVLVADHLGRPGPFAALGAAAVATERARVGTFVLNAAFHDPLLLAREVATLDALSGGRVELGLGAGYVRSEFDALGLRYGTAGERLDGLEEFLDRLAPLLADSTAVQRPIPLFLGGNGNRMLRLAARRAQIVGFSGTTTDRDGRLSLIGGSDYADRVRHARAEAGDRAEEIEWNALLQVVEITDDREGRAEEVRRERAPHLTLDEFLAAPTVLVGSAEEMATELDTRRRDLGLSYITVLEPAMESMAQVRSALVSTQWGYHPT